In the genome of Neovison vison isolate M4711 chromosome 3, ASM_NN_V1, whole genome shotgun sequence, one region contains:
- the HPD gene encoding 4-hydroxyphenylpyruvate dioxygenase, giving the protein MTTYSDKGKKPERGRFLHFHSVTFWVGNAKQAASFYCNKMGFEPLAYKGLETGSREVVSHVIKQGKIVFIFSSALNPWNKEMGDHLVKHGDGVKDIAFEVEDCDYLVQKAREQGAKIVREPWIEQDKFGKVKLAVLQTYGDTTHTLVEKMNYTGRFLPGFEAPASVDPLLSKLPTCSLEIIDHIVGNQPDQEMVSASEWYLKNLQFHRFWSVDDTQVHTEYSSLRSIVVANYEESIKMPINEPAPGKKKSQIQEYVDYNGGAGVQHIALKTQDIITAIRHLKARGMEFLGVPSSYYKQLREKLKTAKIQVKENIDVLEELKILVDYDEKGYLLQIFTKPMQDRPTLFLEVIQRHNHQGFGAGNFNSLFKAFEEEQDLRGNLTDLEKNSSLRGM; this is encoded by the exons ATG acAACTTACAGCGACAAAGGGAAGAAG CCTGAGAGAGGCCGATTCCTCCATTTCCACTCGGTGACCTTCTGGGTTGGCAATGCCAAGCAG GCTGCGTCATTCTACTGCAACAAGATGGGCTTTGAACCACTGGCCTACAAGGGCCTGGAGACGGGTTCCCGGGAGGTAGTCAGCCATGTGATCAAGCAAGGCAAG ATCGTGTTCATCTTCTCCTCCGCCCTCAACCCCTGGAACAAAG AGATGGGCGACCACCTGGTAAAGCATGGCGACGGAGTAAAGGACATCGCGTTTGAGGTGGAAGACTGTGACTACCTCGTACAG AAAGCCCGGGAACAAGGTGCCAAAATTGTGCGGGAGCCCTGGATAGAGCAAGATAAGTTTGGGAAGGTGAAACTGGCTGTGTTGCAGACG TATGGGGACACCACGCACACCCTGGTGGAAAAGATGAACTATACTGGCCGGTTCTTGCCTGGATTCGAGGCTCCAGCATCTGTGGACCCTCTACTTTCCAAGCT gCCTACCTGCAGTCTCGAGATTATTGACCACATTGTGGGAAACCAGCCTGACCAGGAGATGGTGTCTGCTTCTGAGTG GTACCTGAAGAATCTGCAGTTTCACCGGTTCTGGTCCGTGGATGACACTCAGGTGCACACAGAATACAGCTCTCTGCGCTCCATCGTGGTGGCCAATTACGAGGAGTCCATCAAGATGCCCATTAATGAGCCCGCCCCGGGGAAGAAGAAGTCCCAGATCCAG GAATATGTGGACTACAATGGGGGCGCTGGGGTCCAGCACATCGCTCTCAAGACCCAAGACATCATCACAGCA ATTCGCCACTTGAAAGCGAGAGGCATGGAGTTCTTGGGTGTTCCATCATCATACTACAAACAACTGAGGGAGAAGCTCAAGACCGCCAAGATCCAAGTGAAGGAGAACATTGATGTCCTGGAG GAGCTGAAAATCCTGGTAGACTACGACGAGAAAGGCTACCTCCTGCAGATCTTCACCAAGCCCATGCAGGATCGGCCCACGCTCTTCCTGGAAGTCATCCAGCGCCACAATCACCAG GGTTTTGGAGCCGGCAACTTCAACTCACTGTTCAAGGCTTTCGAGGAGGAGCAGGACCTACGGGGCAACCTCACCGACCTGGAGAAAAACAGCTCCCTAAGGGGCATGTAG